A genome region from Sphingobium sp. CR2-8 includes the following:
- the trbB gene encoding P-type conjugative transfer ATPase TrbB, translating to MSIYPLRTDARTRGSRMLRTALGSAIIGWLDDACVIEIMLNPDGHIWIDRLGEGLSDTGVRLSAADGDRIIRLVAHHVGAEVHDGAPRVSAELPDSGERFEGLLPPIVQSPTFAIRKPAVAVFKLADYVAANIMSARHAEILAQAVSTRQNILVAGGTGTGKTTLTNALLAEVAKTTDRIVLIEDTRELRCTSPNVIAMRTKDGVATLSDLVRSALRLRPDRIPIGEVRGAEALDLIKAWGTGHPGGIGTVHAGSGMGALRRMEQLIQEAVVTVPRALIAETIDIVAVLVRDGHGRRLAELVRVDGLDPGGEYFLTSQGDV from the coding sequence ATGAGCATATACCCGCTCCGTACAGACGCCCGGACACGCGGCTCGCGCATGCTCCGCACGGCGCTTGGTTCGGCCATCATTGGCTGGCTCGACGATGCGTGCGTCATCGAGATCATGCTCAATCCCGACGGGCATATCTGGATCGATCGGCTGGGCGAAGGCCTCAGCGATACCGGGGTCCGCCTGTCGGCCGCCGACGGTGATCGCATCATCCGTCTGGTCGCGCATCATGTCGGGGCGGAGGTTCATGACGGAGCGCCTCGCGTGTCGGCCGAACTTCCCGATAGCGGCGAGCGGTTCGAGGGGCTGCTCCCGCCCATCGTCCAATCGCCGACGTTCGCCATTCGCAAGCCCGCCGTCGCTGTGTTCAAGCTCGCGGATTATGTCGCCGCCAATATCATGTCTGCGCGCCACGCCGAGATATTGGCGCAAGCTGTTTCCACGCGCCAGAACATCCTGGTGGCCGGTGGCACAGGGACCGGCAAAACGACCCTTACCAACGCGCTTCTGGCCGAGGTCGCCAAGACGACCGACAGAATCGTCCTGATCGAAGATACGCGCGAGCTCCGGTGCACATCTCCGAATGTGATCGCGATGCGGACCAAGGATGGGGTCGCCACACTGTCCGATCTCGTGCGGTCTGCCCTACGACTGCGGCCCGACCGCATTCCGATCGGTGAGGTGCGCGGGGCCGAAGCCCTCGACCTCATAAAAGCATGGGGGACGGGCCATCCGGGCGGGATCGGCACCGTCCATGCAGGATCAGGCATGGGCGCACTGCGGCGAATGGAACAGCTCATCCAGGAAGCCGTCGTCACGGTCCCTCGTGCCCTGATCGCCGAGACAATCGACATCGTCGCGGTGCTTGTGCGCGACGGCCATGGTCGCCGTCTGGCCGAACTGGTCCGCGTCGATGGCCTCGATCCCGGGGGCGAATATTTCCTAACCAGCCAAGGAGACGTTTGA
- a CDS encoding TrbC/VirB2 family protein yields the protein MIQPVVPIRRSASHLALAGIFAMASVIPAYAAGSSMPWEAPLQSILESIEGPVAKIIAVMIITVTGLTLAFGDTSGGARKLIQVVFGLSIAFAATSFFLSFFSFGGGALV from the coding sequence ATGATCCAGCCTGTCGTGCCAATCCGGCGGAGTGCCAGTCATCTGGCGCTTGCCGGCATCTTCGCTATGGCGTCCGTGATCCCGGCCTATGCGGCCGGATCGTCGATGCCCTGGGAGGCGCCGCTCCAGTCCATCCTGGAATCGATCGAAGGACCGGTCGCCAAGATAATCGCCGTGATGATCATCACGGTAACCGGCCTGACCCTGGCATTTGGTGATACATCGGGCGGCGCTCGAAAGCTCATCCAGGTCGTATTCGGTCTGAGTATTGCGTTTGCCGCAACGAGCTTCTTCCTCTCCTTCTTCTCGTTTGGCGGCGGAGCGCTCGTCTGA
- a CDS encoding VirB3 family type IV secretion system protein → MDRVGQVPGFEVPVHRSLTEPILLGGAPRALAIVNGTLAGAVGLGLRLWIAGLVLWAIGHVLGVWAARHDPNFVDVARRHVRYPTWLRS, encoded by the coding sequence ATGGATAGGGTCGGACAGGTTCCAGGCTTTGAGGTGCCGGTCCATCGGTCCCTCACCGAGCCGATCCTTCTGGGCGGCGCGCCGCGCGCGCTGGCAATCGTCAATGGGACGCTCGCGGGCGCCGTCGGCCTCGGGCTACGCCTATGGATCGCCGGCCTCGTGCTTTGGGCTATCGGTCATGTGCTGGGCGTATGGGCCGCGCGCCACGATCCGAACTTCGTAGATGTGGCCCGGCGGCATGTTCGCTATCCGACCTGGCTACGGTCATGA
- a CDS encoding helix-turn-helix transcriptional regulator: MLYEFLARIAREMGFDYFALAEHIDLRVPQQQPLQIHNYPRGWAAYYVERDLGPRDPIRRASHRTHLGFAWLTIPRFLTLTPADRAVLAAGQAHGLGEGFTVPSHIPGEVSGSCTFVTRTNEPLPRDQIWTAQIIGGLAFERGQRLLGRTTLSGDSAITERQRDCVLWAARGNTDGEIADILGISKETVIQHLKFARERYGVRKRTSLVIRALFDGLISFSEIFQRHRYW, translated from the coding sequence ATGCTCTACGAATTCCTGGCGAGGATCGCGCGGGAAATGGGTTTCGACTATTTCGCGCTGGCTGAGCACATCGATCTGAGGGTGCCACAACAGCAACCTCTTCAAATCCACAATTATCCACGCGGCTGGGCTGCCTATTATGTGGAAAGGGACCTGGGGCCGCGCGATCCTATCCGACGGGCCAGCCACCGGACCCATCTGGGCTTTGCCTGGCTCACCATTCCACGATTTCTAACACTGACTCCTGCCGACCGCGCCGTTTTAGCTGCCGGGCAAGCCCATGGGCTGGGTGAAGGATTTACCGTCCCCTCGCACATCCCTGGCGAAGTCAGCGGATCCTGTACATTTGTCACCCGAACGAACGAACCGCTGCCTCGCGATCAGATCTGGACGGCGCAAATCATTGGCGGTCTCGCGTTCGAACGCGGACAACGCCTTCTGGGCCGCACGACCCTGTCTGGGGATTCCGCGATCACGGAACGTCAACGCGACTGCGTTTTATGGGCTGCTCGCGGAAATACCGACGGCGAGATTGCCGACATTTTGGGCATTTCGAAGGAAACCGTGATCCAGCATCTCAAGTTCGCGCGCGAGCGCTATGGTGTACGGAAGCGAACCTCGCTCGTGATCCGGGCGCTGTTCGATGGCCTGATCTCCTTTTCCGAAATCTTCCAGCGACATCGATATTGGTAA